A region of Sugiyamaella lignohabitans strain CBS 10342 chromosome A, complete sequence DNA encodes the following proteins:
- the SHY1 gene encoding Shy1p (Mitochondrial inner membrane protein required for complex IV assembly; associates with complex IV assembly intermediates and complex III/complex IV supercomplexes; similar to human SURF1 involved in Leigh Syndrome; complex IV is also known as cytochrome c oxidase; GO_component: GO:0016021 - integral component of membrane [Evidence IEA]; GO_component: GO:0016021 - integral component of membrane [Evidence IDA] [PMID 15306853]; GO_component: GO:0016020 - membrane [Evidence IEA,IEA]; GO_component: GO:0005743 - mitochondrial inner membrane [Evidence IEA,IEA]; GO_component: GO:0005743 - mitochondrial inner membrane [Evidence IDA] [PMID 15306853]; GO_component: GO:0005743 - mitochondrial inner membrane [Evidence IDA] [PMID 9162072]; GO_component: GO:0005739 - mitochondrion [Evidence IEA]; GO_component: GO:0005739 - mitochondrion [Evidence IDA] [PMID 16823961]; GO_function: GO:0051082 - unfolded protein binding [Evidence IMP] [PMID 11389896]; GO_process: GO:0009060 - aerobic respiration [Evidence IMP] [PMID 9162072]; GO_process: GO:0033617 - mitochondrial respiratory chain complex IV assembly [Evidence IMP,IPI] [PMID 17882259]): protein MPVISFGLGTWQVKRLKWKQDLIARAENSLALPTLPLPPVVNPSIADKEFDFRRVTVTGTFRHDQEMLVAPRLYEGEDGYYVLTPLERKNGSKLLIFRGWIAKRFKEQSSRPESLVQGEQTIECMLRQKPAKNFFTPPDEPEKGNYYFMSIDDMAASTGSQPVYIQALENLTYDGREVYPEILVRRGIPIGKPPKVEFRNTHFQYIVTWYGLSALTTAMLFILFKQRQAPKFSTSSKLAHARSLDR, encoded by the coding sequence ATGCCGGTGATCTCGTTTGGTCTGGGTACATGGCAGGTCAAGAGATTGAAATGGAAACAGGATCTGATTGCACGAGCCGAGAACAGTCTGGCTCTGCCAAcactgccgctgccgccAGTGGTGAACCCGAGTATTGCGGATAAAGAGTTTGATTTCCGAAGAGTCACTGTTACTGGAACGTTCCGACACGACCAGGAAATGCTCGTGGCACCTAGATTATATGAAGGTGAAGACGGATACTATGTTCTGACTCCGTTAGAACGGAAGAATGGGTCGAAACTGCTGATATTCCGAGGCTGGATTGCCAAGAGATTTAAAGAACAATCATCGCGACCAGAATCACTTGTTCAGGGCGAGCAGACTATTGAGTGTATGTTGAGACAAAAACCTGCCAAGAATTTTTTCACACCACCTGATGAGCCAGAGAAGGGCAACTATTACTTCATGAGTATTGACGACATGGCTGCCAGTACCGGAAGTCAACCTGTATATATCCAAGCACTTGAGAACCTGACATACGACGGTCGCGAAGTGTACCCCGAGATTCTCGTTCGTCGAGGAATTCCTATTGGCAAGCCTCCTAAAGTGGAGTTCCGCAACACCCATTTCCAGTACATCGTCACCTGGTACGGGCTGTCGGCACTCACCACGGCCATGCTCTTCATCCTGTTCAAACAGCGCCAGGCGCCCAAATTCAGCACCAGCTCGAAACTGGCCCACGCTCGCAGTCTCGATCGATAG
- a CDS encoding putative metalloendopeptidase (Putative metalloendopeptidase; forms cytoplasmic foci upon DNA replication stress; GO_component: GO:0005737 - cytoplasm [Evidence IEA,IEA]; GO_component: GO:0005737 - cytoplasm [Evidence IDA] [PMID 14562095]; GO_component: GO:0005737 - cytoplasm [Evidence IDA] [PMID 22842922]; GO_function: GO:0016787 - hydrolase activity [Evidence IEA]; GO_function: GO:0046872 - metal ion binding [Evidence IEA]; GO_function: GO:0008237 - metallopeptidase activity [Evidence IEA,IEA]; GO_function: GO:0003674 - molecular_function [Evidence ND]; GO_function: GO:0008233 - peptidase activity [Evidence IEA]; GO_process: GO:0008150 - biological_process [Evidence ND]; GO_process: GO:0006508 - proteolysis [Evidence IEA]) has protein sequence MFRRHHNNDKPVASMGVHEVPGHPPGPPPPINNSTRPQSNQDQKVFSGGSGDAGLRPRFLNISSGETVHQRLFLTHGGAGPANTQFDGSILIYHHLNSFPSQRFPVSDGIFKAIIHLEPGWNRVRFVYEGPGATGGQEVSSVLELNYVPLLQDPPVHFCIVLGKDSKGEFDSPKYKRDKEGNGLDLLVKKVRLAGYMMSCFTHEQMNRNGFGHRSFRLYEEFLPDTLSVRGKDCRTTAKIHIVRSEKTVAEIRDPNRAQQNPHGNDTGSLFGIALDALKAHGGPFDSGHPVHAAVIFADTHWDPQQKLVLGHAALGGGSGDIRLAIFGSHACHSWPSSIEEIVPAFMDDTRTDTTQVANDSNQSGTSWEACNIGQGAFMHEIGHLLGCPHQPYGVMLRDYITWNRSFMTREAFCARTNSPGLHLALPKDECGWHRLDALRFRFHPGFRNPDEEPVRQASKPNVYPVEMGSFARSDSGIYLVEIHVDGQCRGHLEFPDRPQTEVYLLESELRSHIPEKYRSSDKKIKLEILSVGEQQVTIEEFGQTSRTVVIPGLQSPGLLSNKLGGGSGDETVTLFPPGGQAQIRAIRVFAGRALDGIELFFFDGSSTLFGKQGGKPNDFPLEAGETLVGLMVRTGAWVDGAQIITSHRRSPVYGNSTGGGVHELIAPTGYQLAGLYGNIGVSTEGARCLRRLGRCPRPRCARFASGLDRVGPPKTRSSGSPTPDSSEARGAAGSGAEPQPPEAHSPRQKLTAPGMDHFHRDCVQSYKLDYLQKIYRLSIETASVGQFRAGAEFGRLALFEQDEEHGRGECRQPVPGDDVLEMGVAELHFRRLANRNSSTNENLGVHFATVVCQVLKCLDIYRLTSGTGSHVVNTHEVIVALLWLIRWCEKILGRFLSQHTLNSLLALNK, from the coding sequence ATGTTTCGACGCCATCATAATAACGACAAGCCTGTTGCGAGTATGGGAGTTCATGAGGTTCCTGGACACCCTCCTGGACCACCACCTCCGATTAATAATAGCACCAGACCTCAGTCGAATCAGGATCAGAAGGTGTTTTCGGGAGGATCTGGAGATGCCGGATTGAGACCGCGATTTCTGAATATTTCAAGTGGCGAGACGGTTCATCAGCGTCTGTTTTTGACCCATGGTGGGGCAGGGCCTGCTAATACTCAGTTCGACGGTTCAATTCTTATTTATCACCATTTGAACAGCTTTCCAAGCCAAAGATTTCCAGTGTCGGATGGCATTTTTAAAGCCATTATCCATCTCGAACCTGGCTGGAATAGAGTCAGATTTGTTTATGAGGGTCCTGGGGCTACTGGCGGACAGGAAGTGTCGTCAGTTCTGGAACTGAATTATGTCCCTCTGTTACAGGACCCGCCAGTTCATTTCTGTATTGTTCTTGGTAAAGATAGTAAAGGAGAATTCGATTCTCCAAAGTACAAACGAGACAAAGAGGGTAATGGTTTAGACCTTCTGGTGAAAAAAGTCCGGTTGGCTGGGTATATGATGTCGTGTTTCACACATGAACAAATGAACCGTAATGGGTTTGGCCACAGATCGTTTAGACTTTATGAAGAGTTTTTGCCTGATACTTTATCAGTACGAGGTAAAGACTGTCGAACTACAGCCAAGATTCATATTGTCAGGTCAGAAAAGACTGTAGCTGAGATCCGTGACCCGAACCGAGCCCAGCAGAATCCCCATGGTAATGACACTGGTTCGCTGTTTGGAATTGCTCTTGATGCTTTAAAAGCACATGGAGGACCATTTGATTCGGGTCATCCTGTACACGCAGCGGTTATTTTTGCCGATACTCATTGGGATCCTCAACAGAAACTGGTGCTGGGTCATGCTGCACTGGGTGGTGGATCGGGTGACATTCGACTGGCAATTTTCGGCAGTCACGCATGTCATTCATGGCCTAGCAGTATTGAAGAGATTGTTCCTGCGTTTATGGACGATACTCGAACCGATACTACTCAAGTTGCCAACGATTCCAACCAGTCTGGTACTTCGTGGGAAGCGTGTAATATTGGCCAGGGTGCGTTTATGCACGAGATAGGCCATCTTTTAGGGTGTCCTCACCAGCCATATGGAGTCATGTTACGAGATTATATCACCTGGAATCGGTCATTTATGACGCGAGAGGCATTTTGTGCCCGAACCAACAGTCCTGGACTGCATTTGGCACTGCCTAAAGATGAATGTGGATGGCATCGATTGGATGCTCTACGATTTAGATTTCATCCTGGATTTAGAAACCCTGATGAGGAACCAGTTCGCCAGGCGTCTAAACCCAATGTGTATCCCGTTGAAATGGGTTCGTTTGCCAGATCCGACAGTGGTATTTACCTTGTCGAGATCCATGTAGACGGACAATGTCGCGGACACCTCGAGTTTCCCGACCGGCCTCAAACCGAAGTATATCTTCTAGAAAGCGAGTTGCGAAGCCATATTCCTGAAAAGTATCGATCCAGCGATAAGAAAATTAAGCTGGAGATTCTCAGTGTCGGCGAACAGCAAGTTACTATTGAAGAGTTTGGCCAAACCAGTCGTACAGTAGTGATTCCCGGACTGCAATCACCAGGATTGCTGTCGAATAAGCTCGGTGGAGGCAGTGGTGACGAAACCGTCACGCTCTTCCCACCCGGAGGACAAGCTCAAATCCGAGCCATTCGCGTGTTTGCCGGCCGAGCACTCGACGGAATCGAGCTATTCTTTTTCGACGGGTCTTCAACCCTCTTTGGCAAACAAGGCGGTAAACCGAACGACTTCCCTCTCGAAGCAGGCGAAACCCTCGTCGGACTCATGGTCCGAACCGGAGCATGGGTCGACGGAGCACAAATCATCACCTCCCATCGCCGCAGCCCTGTCTACGGCAACTCCACAGGCGGCGGAGTCCACGAGCTCATCGCACCCACTGGCTACCAACTGGCTGGCCTCTACGGTAACATCGGTGTAAGTACGGAAGGGGCAcgatgcctccggcggctggggcgctgccccagaccccgttgtgctcgcttcgcgagcggctTGGACCGTGTTGGTCCGCCAAAAACCCGCTCTTCTGGCtccccgacgcccgactcgagcgaagcgagaggagcagcggggtctggggcggagccccagccgccggaggcacactcccCCCGGCAGAAACTAACAGCACCAGGCATGGACCATTTCCATCGGGATTGTGTACAATCGTATAAATTAGACTATTTACAGAAAATATACAGGCTATCGATCGAGACTGCGAGCGTGGGCCAGTTTCGAGCTGGTGCTGAATTTGGGCGCCTGGCGCTGTTTGAACAGGATGAAGAGCATGGCCGTGGTGAGTGCCGACAGCCCGTACCAGGTGACGATGTACTGGAAATGGGTGTTGCGGAACTCCACTTTAGGAGGCTTGCCAATAGGAATTCCTCGACGAACGAGAATCTCGGGGTACACTTCGCGACCGTCGTATGTCAGGTTCTCAAGTGCTTGGATATATACAGGTTGACTTCCGGTACTGGCAGCCATGTCGTCAATACTCATGAAGTAATAGTTGCCCTTCTCTGGCTCATCAGGTGGTGTGAAAAAATTCTTGGCAGGTTTTTGTCTCAACATACACTCAATAGTCTGCTCGCCCTGAACAAGTGA
- the PFK26 gene encoding Pfk26p (6-phosphofructo-2-kinase; inhibited by phosphoenolpyruvate and sn-glycerol 3-phosphate; has negligible fructose-2,6-bisphosphatase activity; transcriptional regulation involves protein kinase A; GO_component: GO:0005737 - cytoplasm [Evidence IC] [PMID 1657152]; GO_function: GO:0003873 - 6-phosphofructo-2-kinase activity [Evidence IEA,IEA]; GO_function: GO:0003873 - 6-phosphofructo-2-kinase activity [Evidence IDA] [PMID 1322693]; GO_function: GO:0003873 - 6-phosphofructo-2-kinase activity [Evidence IMP] [PMID 1657152]; GO_function: GO:0005524 - ATP binding [Evidence IEA,IEA]; GO_function: GO:0003824 - catalytic activity [Evidence IEA]; GO_function: GO:0004331 - fructose-2,6-bisphosphate 2-phosphatase activity [Evidence IEA]; GO_function: GO:0016301 - kinase activity [Evidence IEA]; GO_function: GO:0000166 - nucleotide binding [Evidence IEA]; GO_function: GO:0016740 - transferase activity [Evidence IEA]; GO_process: GO:0046835 - carbohydrate phosphorylation [Evidence IEA,IEA]; GO_process: GO:0016311 - dephosphorylation [Evidence IEA]; GO_process: GO:0006003 - fructose 2,6-bisphosphate metabolic process [Evidence IEA]; GO_process: GO:0006003 - fructose 2,6-bisphosphate metabolic process [Evidence IMP] [PMID 1657152]; GO_process: GO:0006000 - fructose metabolic process [Evidence IEA]; GO_process: GO:0016310 - phosphorylation [Evidence IEA]), translating to MFKATPGMASSLPATDRSGSVSPTSPVINPATDVPERPPPPSESLTPTANATATAITVDESVISSVPSSGVVAPGVGGIDEVPISGAGSTSSQSQSPTSTSPSSNPSPGIPTLGRKQSLSTTNPTFNSRPPSDTPVVSYTNSPKEPPLGGTHSADNSGKNSPRNVSTTSIPNLSLPQRRATTLDVPGLTRSKVSPDGKIAARDIESKLVIVMVGLPARGKSYVTKKLCRYLNWQQHETKIFNVGNTRRKANQHVGPANRPLPDVKCDVDPNHYKHHDASEAEVQAASAAEEAGAPETQSADFFSPDNDKTFQLREQWAMDTLEELLDFILEGNGSVGILDATNTTVARRRKVFDRVKERSGGLLKVLYLESICTRSDIIEANIRLKLSGPDYKDMDPQVAIKDFVQRMHNYEKAYETISAAEEANEQFQYVKMINVGQKVVCANIQGFLAGQAVFFLLNFNLAERQIWITRHGESEDNALGRIGGDAPLTERGRKFAKALSRFMDFQKTEFRRRQLARFAESVRILEKEGSQPTTPLNEPEEPHFCTWTSMLRRSVETADYFDEEHFDVKEFRMLNELGAGICDGMTYSEIKEKFPQEYGARVSDKIRYRYPGIGGESYLDVINRLRPVIVEMERMTDNCVIICHRVVARVLLAYFMNLGREAIGDLDVPLHTLYVLEPKPYGVDWALYEYNEETDWFYRMPKGNLRDQNDIPASMHLKNRAFSVVATASENDQKKLEQLRDKFKNTTVSATGPAPRR from the coding sequence ATGTTCAAAGCAACTCCAGGAATGGCCTCTTCTCTTCCCGCTACTGACAGATCTGGGTCTGTCTCACCCACTTCTCCTGTTATAAACCCTGCTACAGATGTCCCTGAGagaccaccacctccttcTGAGTCTCTGACTCCAACTGCCAATGCAACTGCAACTGCCATTACAGTAGATGAGTCGGTCATTTCCAGTGTTCCATCGTCTGGCGTAGTGGCTCCCGGAGTTGGTGGCATTGATGAGGTTCCTATTTCAGGTGCCGGATCCACTTCTTCACAATCTCAATCTCCAACTTCGACGTCTCCATCGTCAAATCCATCTCCTGGAATCCCGACTTTAGGAAGGAAACAGTCGCTTTCTACTACAAATCCCACTTTCAATAGTCGGCCTCCTTCCGATACCCCGGTGGTATCCTATACAAACTCTCCTAAAGAACCACCTCTTGGAGGAACCCATTCTGCCGACAATTCTGGCAAGAATTCGCCAAGGAACGTATCTACAACCTCGATTCCTAACCTATCTCTACCGCAAAGACGGGCTACCACTCTTGATGTGCCCGGTCTGACCAGATCCAAGGTGTCTCCTGATGGTAAAATCGCTGCTAGAGATATCGAGTCGAAGCTTGTAATTGTCATGGTGGGTCTTCCTGCCAGAGGTAAATCCTACGTCACCAAGAAATTATGCCGATATCTCAATTGGCAACAGcatgaaacaaaaattttcAACGTCGGCAACACCCGACGAAAGGCCAATCAACATGTCGGTCCTGCCAACAGACCATTACCAGATGTCAAGTGCGATGTCGACCCAAACCATTATAAACATCACGATGcttctgaagctgaagtccaagcagcatctgctgctgaagaagctggtgCTCCTGAAACCCAATCAGctgatttcttttctccTGATAACGACAAGACGTTTCAGCTTCGTGAACAGTGGGCCATGGATACACTTGAAGAGCTGCTAGATTTCATTCTCGAAGGAAACGGCAGTGTAGGCATTTTAGATGCTACTAACACGACAGTAGCTCGTCGTCGTAAGGTGTTTGACCGTGTTAAAGAACGCAGTGGTGGTCTTCTCAAAGTACTATATCTCGAGAGTATCTGTACCCGGTcagatattattgaagCCAATATTCGTTTGAAGCTGTCTGGTCCCGATTATAAAGACATGGATCCACAGGTGGCTATTAAAGATTTTGTCCAGCGAATGCACAACTACGAAAAAGCATATGAGACTATTTCTGCCGCAGAAGAGGCTAATGAACAGTTTCAATATGTAAAGATGATTAATGTCGGACAAAAGGTTGTTTGTGCCAATATCCAGGGCTTTTTAGCTGGCCAAGCCGTGTTCTTCTTACTCAATTTCAACCTTGCCGAACGACAGATCTGGATCACTCGTCATGGAGAGTCTGAAGATAATGCACTTGGCAGAATCGGCGGTGATGCTCCTTTGACTGAGCGTGGTAGAAAGTTTGCCAAAGCACTCAGTCGATTTATGGATTTCCAGAAAACAGAATTTCGACGTCGTCAATTAGCAAGATTTGCTGAGAGCGTAAGAATccttgaaaaagaagggTCTCAACCAACCACGCCGCTTAACGAGCCTGAAGAGCCTCATTTCTGTACATGGACCAGTATGCTACGACGAAGTGTAGAAACAGCAGACTACTTTGACGAAGAGCATTTCGATGTCAAGGAGTTCCGAATGCTCAACGAGCTCGGTGCTGGTATCTGTGATGGCATGACATACTCTGAAATCAAAGAGAAGTTCCCACAAGAATACGGAGCACGAGTCAGCGACAAGATCAGATACAGGTACCCTGGTATTGGAGGCGAGTCGTATCTTGACGTCATCAACCGTCTACGACCTGTGATTGTTGAAATGGAGCGAATGACCGACAACTGTGTGATCATCTGTCACCGAGTAGTAGCGCGAGTTCTGCTGGCGTATTTCATGAATCTCGGCCGTGAGGCCATTGGCGACCTCGACGTGCCTCTTCACACTCTGTACGTTCTCGAACCGAAACCATACGGCGTCGACTGGGCCCTCTACGAATACAACGAGGAAACCGACTGGTTCTACCGCATGCCCAAGGGCAACCTCAGAGACCAGAACGACATCCCCGCGTCCATGCACCTCAAAAACCGCGCCTTCAGCGTCGTGGCCACGGCCTCGGAAAACGACCAGAAAAAGCTCGAGCAGCTCCGcgacaaattcaaaaacacCACAGTCTCCGCCACCGGCCCGGCCCCTAGAAGATAG